ATGCAGAAATCTgcataaagaaaattaaagggtattcatttataaatgccagttattttaaaaaaagaaaaaattatgccCACAAATGGAATCGAATCAcggcaaaataaaaatcatgtgCATGTGACATAGCCAGCACTTTAACCTACTGAGCTATCCAAACTTACACTTTCAGCTGTAAATATAGTTGCCGAAATTTTtgtcggttttttttttcaaaacaaattcgACCCCAGGGTTAGGGTGCCCCTAAAAATAAGTTATTCCTTGTACAAAACTATCAAAATATCTAAGATTTTCTTTAGGAACAGCTAGGCCGGTTCTGAAGGATATCTAGGCCAAAAACCATGCATAAATATACTGAGAAAATGCTGTTTTAGCCAACTTTGAGCATTAATAATAAAAGTACATGAGCAATAGGATAGGTTCAAAATGCAAATtcgaaaaatttagaaatatgcacaatagaaaataacaaaaaaaactttgattttcaaaagtaatttttttctttgggaAATCCATCTTTCTTATTGGtcaattcttttgttatttgCAATAGATCCTTTGCTAAAATTTTGTTGCATGGTCCTGACTCTCagttgagaatttttaaacatttaagaataaaacaagtacaacttattATTTTATAGAATAGCAAGGGATGATCTCAAAATTGTACTTTTTCACAGGTCCAGTACCATGCTCCTGTCCAAAGCAATAAACAAACATATCAGGATTTGTAGAATAATCTACCCATGCAAAAAATCACCaattaatggggggggggggggggtggtggtgaATCACCTTTCCTTTGAGTGACATTTCGTCTTCTGAGCCCACACTTTTTTCATGTGAAAATTTGGGCCagtttcacattttcattccacATCTGATCAAAAGTGCAACCAGTACTAAAGTGTcctatatcaatgaaattgacacgAGCTCCTCGATTCACAAATTGAATGCAATAAACATTCTAGCAATTTTCCCCTCAAATAACAAGCCAAACCTCAGGTTCTCCCCTGACCAATCTAATgcaaaactatcccctgccacccaTAAAGGCTTTAAAGAGACATTGCCACTCAAATACTTCATACAAATTAAcatcaaaatgaatataaatataaacattaaatgcTTATTCTAGGATTTTATCGGTCCTGAAGCATACCTATACCTAGGCGGTGCAcacaaattatcataccgcaCATTACAATTTGTCTGTATCGCCATGGTGTGTTATAAGACCAACGACATCCAAaattaagcattcaatgcttaattgaCCTCTAAATGTTGTGTAATCAATAATTATCTTGTATCATGTATTTGTATAGGGAGAAGGCAATCTAAGAAAcagaacttgtgcccaatcaaaattgtaaatcataaaataaaaatatgttcaaatcaaatcactTTATCTTGGTCTAATATACAACTCAGAGCAAttgatttaattcaatttacaaCATTCACTGTAGACTgcagagtttttttttcttctaatttaCATTAGATTGAAATTGGCAATTAGGGTAAACACACAGCAGGACATTAGTTAATATTTGATGAGTCAGCATTCAATGGTTCTTTTAACACTTTTGGTAGTGGTCTAAAGCTATGCTTCATCATTGTGATTTGATCTGCAACCTTTTGGACCTCCTCTGCTTTGTCCCCAGTGACAATACATTGTAATTTCTTTCTATCATTTTCACTCTCATGAAAATGGATCTTGACATTAGAATGGTAATCCCTCTCTAACTGTCTTTTGAagttttggtttatatgatCTTTAAAGCTTCTTGTGTATTTGTCAACATTAACAATTTTCTTGAACTGATTTTTGGCttcttctgttttattttgaaatgtatccAAAACATATGCCTGAAATTTTGCTGCAGTTTCTTTGTTGTCTGCATATACTGTTACATAAATCTTTCCTTCTTTCCTTGAGGttccaaaataaacattttcctCGAATTCTTTTTCGCATTTTGAGAGAACATCCGCCATTGAAAATTCATCTGGgcaatcaaaaattaaaacatcagCTGATCTCAGTTCTTCCAAAGCTCCATCCACAACTTTCTTGAGGGCCACTTCTGCCTCATCTCGTTTTGTAGCATCATTAGAATGTACAGTGAAACCTTTTCTGTAAACAAATCTCTTATAATGTATCTTACATTCAAAGTGCTCCTCAATTTTCCTTAATTCACTTTCTTTATCTTTAAGCACTTTGAATAGTACATGGCTTGCAGGGATGTCACCTTCTTCAGGTTGGGCTGGCACAAACCCTTCAAAAGTGTGCAGAGGTTTTGGTTTGGAACCCCCTGTTCTTTCTTCAAACCATTCTTTTAGCAACCTTCCAACCTTTTCTGCCTCTTCCTTGGTTTTCCCATACAGATAAACATCAAACTTGCTCCTCTCCCCAGCCGATTTTATAAAGTACCCAACATCATTCTGCCAACTCAGATCTGTTAATTTCCTTTGAAGAAGATATATCTTATCGATGGCTATTGGAATTATCACACATTCTTTTCCAAACTTTTCAGAAATCCACTTGGGTTCGTCAGCTTCGTTTTCCTTCTCCCTGGAAGCTGATAAATGGAATTTGCTCAGTGAAATTGAGGGAACTCTGATCACATGACTGGTCATGTGATTTACTGCTCTGTCTGACCATGCCACACTGACATTGGCAAAAGCTGGCACGGAGATGAATCTCTGTGTACAGTGGCTTCCAAAactgaaattcaaaaataaaatatactttaTCAATAATATCATACCTGTAAAGAAAACAACTTGCAAGAAATTATTCTATTAAATAATCAATACAATTTAGAAATGCTCTAATATCTTACAATGgtcattcattcatttaaacAGTAGACTGCTtcctttggtgattcatgtgggATATGAAGATAGCgacattgtagaaaaaatacaaaacctgCATTAGAGTGTTACTtaaaattttttctgcaatgatcactatCCTCATAATGGAAATGAATCATTAAAGAGAGCacttcattgtttatatttacacctttcttttaataaaagcTGAAGATTTTTACCAGATTATCTTTGATAAACTGTTTAGAACTACATtctgtagatttcagtcctatCAGATTCTATACAGGCTTGCAACCAGTTCTTGCCGAGTTTCATTTTGCCAGTGCGAGTTTCGcttaatccgagattcctctgactctaacccccgctttta
This is a stretch of genomic DNA from Crassostrea angulata isolate pt1a10 chromosome 4, ASM2561291v2, whole genome shotgun sequence. It encodes these proteins:
- the LOC128180574 gene encoding uncharacterized protein LOC128180574 isoform X2; protein product: MTSHVIRVPSISLSKFHLSASREKENEADEPKWISEKFGKECVIIPIAIDKIYLLQRKLTDLSWQNDVGYFIKSAGERSKFDVYLYGKTKEEAEKVGRLLKEWFEERTGGSKPKPLHTFEGFVPAQPEEGDIPASHVLFKVLKDKESELRKIEEHFECKIHYKRFVYRKGFTVHSNDATKRDEAEVALKKVVDGALEELRSADVLIFDCPDEFSMADVLSKCEKEFEENVYFGTSRKEGKIYVTVYADNKETAAKFQAYVLDTFQNKTEEAKNQFKKIVNVDKYTRSFKDHINQNFKRQLERDYHSNVKIHFHESENDRKKLQCIVTGDKAEEVQKVADQITMMKHSFRPLPKVLKEPLNADSSNIN
- the LOC128180574 gene encoding uncharacterized protein LOC128180574 isoform X1; this translates as MAFRRCLRTHVLTSKIFSASSSTCFGSHCTQRFISVPAFANVSVAWSDRAVNHMTSHVIRVPSISLSKFHLSASREKENEADEPKWISEKFGKECVIIPIAIDKIYLLQRKLTDLSWQNDVGYFIKSAGERSKFDVYLYGKTKEEAEKVGRLLKEWFEERTGGSKPKPLHTFEGFVPAQPEEGDIPASHVLFKVLKDKESELRKIEEHFECKIHYKRFVYRKGFTVHSNDATKRDEAEVALKKVVDGALEELRSADVLIFDCPDEFSMADVLSKCEKEFEENVYFGTSRKEGKIYVTVYADNKETAAKFQAYVLDTFQNKTEEAKNQFKKIVNVDKYTRSFKDHINQNFKRQLERDYHSNVKIHFHESENDRKKLQCIVTGDKAEEVQKVADQITMMKHSFRPLPKVLKEPLNADSSNIN